In Salvelinus namaycush isolate Seneca chromosome 17, SaNama_1.0, whole genome shotgun sequence, one genomic interval encodes:
- the LOC120062504 gene encoding TSC22 domain family protein 3-like translates to MSTEIFKTPMEVAVYQLHNFSISFFSSLVGGDVVSVKLDNSASGASVVAIDNKIEQAMDLVKNHLMYAVREEVEILKEQIRELAEKNNQLERENSLLKNLASPEQMESFRERVPSDSDALVPLQLDNQYQQQAQIGLHNPDQSCHISAGSAV, encoded by the exons ATGAGTACGGAGATCTTCAAAACGCCAATGGAGGTTGCTGTCTATCAGTTACATAACTTCAGCATCTCATTCTTCTCCTCATTAGTAGGAGGAGATGTGGTGTCTGTAAAACTCGACAACAG TGCCTCGGGTGCTAGCGTTGTTGCCATTGACAACAAGATAGAACAGGCAATG GATCTGGTGAAGAACCACCTGATGTACGCAGTCAGGGAGGAGGTTGAGATCCTCAAGGAGCAGATCAGAGAGCTGGCTGAGAAGAACAACCAGCTAGAACGTGAGAACAGCCTTCTGAAGAACCTGGCCAGTCCAGAACAGATGGAGAGCTTCCGGGAACGGGTTCCGTCCGACTCAGACGCTCTGGTTCCCCTGCAGCTGGACAACCAGTACCAGCAACAGGCCCAAATTGGACTCCATAACCCTGACCAGTCCTGCCACATCAGCGCTGGCTCTGCTGTATAG